One genomic window of Oncorhynchus clarkii lewisi isolate Uvic-CL-2024 chromosome 5, UVic_Ocla_1.0, whole genome shotgun sequence includes the following:
- the LOC139408626 gene encoding mediator of RNA polymerase II transcription subunit 13-like isoform X3 encodes MTTAANWVANGASLEDCHSNLFSLAELTGIKWRCYSFRGGGEYGPVISAPAQDDPVLRSFMRCVQANLLCVWRRKVKPDAKELWIFWWGDEPNLSDVIHHELEVAEEGQWECGLSYECRTLLFKAIHNLLERCLLDKDFVRIGKWFVKPYKLEEKPLATSEHLSCSFTFFLHGESNVCTSVEIAQHQPAYHITDDHIRLAQTSSAPVQVILSPYGLSGSLTGQAYKMSDQAVRKLMEEWSYFYPMVLQCHREGGTGGAGMGGMGAEREGTDLPFDPNSHVAVEVIVGGVRMVYPAAFVLVAHGDLPVDQPQPAPGAHGLSRDPSHCSIPLTPPTSPEQPCSADSGFVTVSSILLDQERAIGATNHSPKHSGKKLTNQVVHQAWKECYLNQLQYKCSVPSSVTPKKEAPNGVTTWDFINSGERAPCSCSRLKQQKQQQQTNTSSANPLSGANPTPSLGPALPPPSLPKHKATDKSEKPDKQPKRVAAMTPFHHRLSVGQETCLEQDSTGVSQLGLVALDPLLDPMPTCKYPKPLSAGRKAPQSLLHSPVSPLPPTLSPHPRVGQDPEVLDAPVGMAPCPDGASGLGVMEPSATALYAAPLGPREREAGASWWRGFRTPRAVKAEFRPPELPSDRVELKTETQATEGVALKRLFAQTEKCFKISEERVREHIQTLGLLQQPGVEGLGDLGDDPYDFKEGDIEYSFPTSKRLKGRDPSKRGPKGEDISNGALPDGKDAMSIFSSAPKADDDSPQDDEAAKAQNPPLTRETDLVVLISDLENIFDEDEEELGHTARVLVSGGEDRRDGRVAVPYPSTVADLQRMFPTPPSLEQHPAFSPIMTYRDTPSQEPPAPSGGSDHPLGPLSSTQLQEYRMEVEEGMASPKHEDIKDFSFVYRVPSVQPQMGCSMFAPLRTLPSQCLPPIKVPDQCYYRPSWALLPKMEHYSSLPPSFIRDGYVNVPSVGDQEYAQMSASALSIGTTGGILPSPSPATPRFSVPTPRTPRTPKGVGTASGQGSVKQEGTGTELSSPASTPSTSLPMSSLTEPQASCPALPEAHSLYAALLLSDSVLNVFKDRNFDSCCICACNMNVKGADVGVYIPDSTLEDQYRCMCGFSAIVNRRLAHGTGLFLEDELDIFGRGSEVGRAAERRLALCRRDPPMGDPRAKRPQDSSPAPSSVMELLQEQCSQPISSLASLHLPPACSCHGRQGALLQSWMADKQWADGSDACVECYNALVQGQQYVDNPAGGKVDPAVVRSSALHSWPHTNVLDISILSSQDVVRMLLSLQPFLQDAIQKKRTGRTWENIQHVQGPLTWQQFHKMAGRGSYGSEESPEPLPIPTLLLGYYDNYDRNFLALSPLALPFWEKLLLEPYGGQRDVAFLVLCPNSETLLAGAQAFFQELSAVYETCRLGKHRPLAKVSRDGLVRVGAETETETDKDKQKERHEEEKIDQWFTGPWAGQQHSDNLRKLKLYARTCRKQLGPQLSALSLDSSLLLPPKPQPPPAPTPSSAQPAPSSSQPPYGPGAPAEGEATAPPVALSSESTSTPTAAAASGQPGPAESTQGGSTEVKNTPNAPPPPPSQPETPEIVAERERIGIPTLADSADSHAHPPAIVIYVVDPFLCLGRARDGGEEEEGEEVEAGSVWLLGLLRCYTEMLQTLPESMRPALVLQVVPCQYLLQPASGESPLYLQHLRSLAFSAYSQCRRLLPTQTHIKSLTGFGPASTLESVLKSPEHPSPLQGYSPPYILGPTRAKQPEPGEVWAEIPPRYNVLFVGYCLSHDQRWILVSCTDQQGELLETCIINIDVPNRARWPKVSARKMGLQKLWDWCVGIIQMTSLPWRIVIGRLGRLGHGELKDWSVLLGEHSLHSISRQLKEACRMCGISSADSPSILSACLVAMEPQGSIVVMPDAVTMGSVFGRSTALNLQTSQLNTPQDASCTHILVFPTSATTQLAASSYPTEDNADDMFDLPFPDELENDIGHDILNLHPSPNTSPVPSPGSPSGMGGSSHFQHNRSQGERFLSRENPPEELKQQPLALGYYVSTAQADSLPHWFWASCPQAQNQCPLFLKASLHHHIAIATAQSDEPNQTSSDKTTKRIPHPLDSKTTSDVLRFVLEQYNALSWLTCNPATQDRRSCLPVHLAVLTQMYNAVLNML; translated from the exons tgAGCACCTATCATGCTCCTTCACCTTCTTCCTGCATGGGGAGAGTAATGTGTGCACCAGCGTAGAGATTGCCCAACACCAGCCTGCCTACCACATCACTGATGACCACATCCGCCTGGCTCAGACCTCCTCAGCCCCCGTACAAG TGATCCTGAGTCCGTATGGTCTGTCGGGCTCTCTGACGGGCCAGGCCTATAAGATGAGTGACCAAGCTGTGAGGAAGCTGATGGAGGAGTGGAGCTACTTCTACCCCATGGTGCTGCAGTGCCATAGAGAGGGGGGAACAGGAGGTGCCGGCATGGGGGGCATGGGTGCGGAGAGGGAGGGCACTGACCTGCCGTTTGACCCCAACAGTCATGTGGCCGTCGAGGTCATCGTAG GTGGTGTGAGGATGGTCTACCCAGCAGCCTTTGTGCTGGTTGCCCATGGCGACCTGCCTGTGGACCAGCCCCAACCTGCCCCCGGAGCCCATGGGCTCAGCAGAGACCCCTCCCATTGTAGCATCCCCCTCACACCGCCCACCTCACCTGAACAGCCCTGCTCAG CAGACAGTGGCTTTGTGACAGTGTCCAGCATCCTCCTTGACCAGGAGAGGGCCATTGGAGCCACCAACCACAGCCCAAAGCATTCTGGGAAGAAACTGACCAATCAGGTGGTGCATCAGGCATGGAAGGAGTGTTATCTCAACCAACTGCAATACAA ATGCAGTGTGCCCAGTAGCGTGACGCCAAAGAAGGAGGCGCCAAACGGGGTGACCACCTGGGACTTTATCAACTCGGGCGAGAGGGCGCCCTGCAGCTGCTCCAG GTTAAAGCAGcagaaacagcagcagcagaccAACACCTCCTCTGCCAACCCTCTGTCTGGTGCCAACCCCACCCCCTCCCTGGGCCCAgcacttcctcctccctccctgcctaagCACAAGGCCACGGACAAGTCCGAGAAACCCGACAAACAGCCCAAGAGGGTCGCCGCCATGACCCCCTTCCACCACCGGCTCTCTGTGGGCCAGGAGACCTGCCTGGAACAAGACTCCACTGGAGTGTCCCAGCTCGGCCTAGTCGCCCTGGACCCTCTCTTGGATCCCATGCCCACCTGCAAGTACCCCAAGCCCCTCTCAGCTGGTAGGAAAGCCCCCCAGTCCCTGCTCCACTCTCCTGTCTCCCCATTACCCCCCACGCTCAGCCCCCATCCACGGGTGGGGCAGGACCCTGAGGTACTGGATGCTCCTGTGGGCATGGCCCCCTGTCCAGATGGGGCATCAGGGCTGGGGGTGATGGAGCCCAGTGCGACTGCTCTCTATGCAGCCCCTCTGGGGCCCAGAGAGAGGGAAGCTGGGGCGAGCTGGTGGAGGGGCTTCAGGACTCCTAGGGCTGTTAAGGCTGAGTTCAGGCCTccagagctgcccagtgacagaGTGGAAttaaagacagagacacaggccACTGAGGGAGTTGCACTgaaaag ACTATTTGCACAGACAGAGAAGTGTTTCAAGATATCCGAGGAGCGTGTTAGGGAACACATCCAGACCCTGGGTCTACTGCAGCAGCCTGGGGTGGAAGGGCTGGGGGACCTTGGGGACGACCCATATGACTTCAAGGAGGGAGACATCGAGTACAGCTTCCCCACCTCCAAGAGACTGAAAGGCCGAGACCCTAGCAAGAGAGGCCCCAAG GGAGAGGATATCAGCAACGGTGCACTGCCTGATGGGAAAGATGCCATGTCCATCTTTAGCTCTGCCCCCAAAGCTG ATGATGACTCACCGCAGGACGATGAGGCAGCCAAAGCCCAAAACCCTCCTCTAACCAGGGAGACTGATCTGGTGGTCCTCATCTCAGACCTGGAGAACATTTTCGACGAGGATGAGGAGGAACTTGGG CACACAGCCAGGGTCCTGGTATCAGGAGGTGAAGACCGAAGGGATGGGAGGGTGGCTGTGCCCTATCCTTCAA cAGTAGCAGACCTCCAGCGGATGTTCCCCACACCCCCTTCCCTGGAGCAGCACCCGGCCTTCTCCCCCATCATGACATACCGTGACACCCCCAGCCAAGAGCCACCAGCCCCCTCGGGGGGCTCTGACCACCCCCTGggccccctgtcctccacccagctCCAGGAGTACCGGATGGAGgtggaggaaggcatggccagtcCTAAACATGAGGACATTAAG GACTTCTCATTTGTGTACCGTGTCCCGTCTGTCCAGCCACAGATGGGCTGCTCCATGTTTGCTCCGCTGCGGACCCTCCCCAGTCAGTGTCTGCCCCCCATCAAGGTGCCTGACCAGTGTTACTACCGGCCCTCCTGGGCCCTGCTGCCCAAGATGGAGCACTACTCCTCCCTGCCGCCCTCCTTCATCAGAGATGGATATGT cAACGTCCCCAGTGTTGGGGACCAGGAGTATGCCCAGATGAGTGCCAGTGCCCTATCCATAGGCACCACCGGTGgcatcctcccctctccctcccctgccaCCCCCCGCTTCTCCGTCCCCACCCCTCGTACCCCGCGCACCCCAAAGGGCGTTGGCACGGCCAGCGGGCAGGGCTCTGTGAAGCAGGAGGGCACCGGGACAGAGCTGAGCTCCCCTGCCTCCACGCCCTCCACCAGCCTGCCTATGAGCTCCCTGACTGAGCCCCAAGCGTCCTGCCCCGCCCTGCCCGAGGCCCACAGCCTGTACGCCGCCCTGCTCCTCTCTGACTCAGTCCTCAACGTCTTCAAAGATCGCAACTTCGACAGCTGCTGCATCTGCGCCTGCAACATGAACGTGAAGGGCGCCGACGTGGGCGTGTACATCCCAGACTCCACGCTTGAGGACCAGTACCGCTGCATGTGCGGCTTCAGCGCCATCGTCAACCGCCGGCTGGCCCACGGCACGGGCCTCTTCCTGGAGGACGAGCTGGACATCTTCGGGAGGGGCTCGGAGGTGGGCCGGGCAGCCGAGAGGAGGCTGGCGCTGTGCCGCAGAGACCCACCCATGGGAGACCCCCGGGCCAAGCGCCCCCAGGACTCCTCCCCCGCCCCTTCCTCTGTCATGGAGCTCCTCCAGGAGCAGTGCTCCCAGCCCATCTCCTCCCTGGCCTCCCTACACCTCCCTCCTGCCTGCTCCTGCCACGGCCGCCAGGGGGCACTGCTCCAGAGCTGGATGGCTGACAAGCAGTGGGCGGATGGCAGTGATGCGTGTGTGGAGTGTTACAACGCGCTGGTTCAGGGGCAGCAGTATGTGGATAACCCCGCCGGGGGGAAAGTAGATCCGGCTGTTGTGAGGAGCAGCGCTCTACACTCCTGGCCTCACACCAACG TGTTGGACATCAGTATTCTGTCGTCCCAGGACGTGGTGCGTATGCTGCTGTCCCTGCAGCCCTTCCTCCAGGACGCCATCCAGAAGAAACGAACGGGCCGGACCTGGGAGAACATCCAGCATGTCCAGGGTCCACTCACATGGCAACAGTTCCACAAGATGGCCGGCCGGGGATCCTACG GGTCAGAGGAGTCGCCCGAGCCCCTTCCCATCCCTACCCTGTTGCTGGGCTACTACGATAATTATGACCGTAACTTCCTGGCGCTGTCACCCCTGGCGCTGCCCTTCTGGGAGAAGCTGCTGTTGGAACCATATGGGGGACAGAGGGACGTGGCCTTCCTGGTGCTCTGCCCCAACTCTGAAACCCTGCTGGCTGGGGCACAGGCCTTCTTCCAGGAGCTCAGCGCTGTCTATGAG ACGTGTCGGTTGGGGAAACACAGACCCCTGGcaaaggtctccagagatgggcTGGTGCGTGTGGGGGCAGAGACAGAAACTGAGACCGATAAGGACAAACAGAAGGAGAGGCATGAGGAGGAGAAGATAGACCAGTGGTTCACAGGGCCCTGGGCTGGACAGCAACACAGCGACAACCTCAGAAAACTCAAACTCTATGCGCGTACCTGCAGGAAGCAGCTAG GTCCACAGTTGTCTGCCCTGTCTTTGGACAGCAGTCTCTTGTTACCCCCCAAGCCTCAGCCTCCTCCAGCCCCTACGCCCTCCTCAGCCCAGCCTGCCCCCTCCTCCAGTCAGCCCCCCTATGGTCCTGGGGCCCCTGCTGAGGGAGAGGCAACAGCCCCCCCAGTGGCCCTCAGCTCAGAAAGCACCTCAACCcccacagcagcagcagcctcgGGCCAGCCAGGTCCAGCAGAGAGCACCCAAGGAGGGTCCACTGAGGTCAAGAATACCCCCaatgccccaccaccaccacctagccAGCCAGAGACCCCTGAGAT TGTGGCGGAGCGGGAGCGAATCGGCATCCCCACGCTGGCGGACTCGGCCGATAGCCACGCCCACCCCCCTGCCATCGTGATCTACGTGGTGGACCCCTTCCTGTGCTTGGGCCGagcgagggatggaggagaggaggaggagggtgaggaggtggaggcagGCAGTGTGTGGTTACTAGGGCTGCTGCGTTGCTACACAGAGATGCTACAGACATTGCCGGAGAGCATGAGACCAGCACTTGTGTTACAG GTGGTGCCATGTCAGTACCTGCTCCAGCCAGCCAGTGGTGAGAGCCCTCTGTACCTGCAGCACCTGCGCTCCCTGGCCTTCTCAGCCTACTCCCAGTGCAGACGCCTcctacccacacagacacacatcaagTCTCTGACCGGCTTTGGCCCCGCCTCCACCCTAGAATCTGTGCTCAAGAGCCCAGAG CACCCCAGCCCTCTACAGGGCTACTCTCCCCCGTACATTCTGGGTCCTACCCGTGCCAAGCAACCGGAGCCAGGGGAGGTGTGGGCAGAGATCCCTCCCAGGTACAACGTGCTGTTTGTGGGCTACTGCCTGTCCCACGACCAGCGCTGGATCCTGGTCTCCTGCACCGACCAACAGGGAGAGCTACTGGAGACCTGCATCATCAACATCGATGTGCCCAACAG AGCGCGGTGGCCCAAGGTCTCAGCCAGGAAGATGGGACTGCAAAAGTTATGGGACTGGTGTGTCGGCATCATCCAGATGACCTCACTGCCATGGAGGATCGTGATTGGTCGGCTGGGCAGACTAGGACATGGTGAACTGAAAG actgGAGCGTTCTCCTGGGGGAGCACTCTCTCCACTCCATCAGTCGCCAGCTGAAGGAGGCATGTCGTATGTGTGGCATCTCCTCCGCCGACTCCCCCTCCATCCTCAGTGCCTGCCTGGTTGCCATGGAGCCCCAGGGCTCCATCGTGGTGATGCCAG acgcAGTGACGATGGGCTCGGTGTTTGGTCGCAGCACAGCCCTCAACCTGCAGACGTCCCAGCTGAACACCCCTCAAGACGCTTCCTGTACCCACATCCTGGTATTCCCCACCTCCGCCACCACACAGCTGGCTGCCAGCTCCTACCCCACAGAGGATAACGCCG ACGACATGTTCGACCTGCCTTTCCCTGACGAGCTGGAGAATGACATAGGACATGACATTCTCAACCtgcacccctcccccaacacctccCCCGTACCCTCCCCTGGCTCCCCCTCTGGCATGGGGGGAAGCTCACACTTCCAGCATAACAGG agtcagggagagaggttTCTGTCCAGGGAGAACCCTCCGGAGGAGCTGAAGCAGCAACCTCTAGCCCTGGGATACTATGTCTCCACTGCCCAGGCCGACAGCCTGCCTCACTGGTTCTGGGCCTCCTGCCCTCAGGCTCAGAACCAGTGTCCACTCTTTCTCAAG gcaTCTTTACACCACCACATCGCCATTGCCACAGCCCAATCAGATGAACCCAATCAGACAAGCTCAGACAAGACGACCAAGAGGATACCTCACCCTCTGGACTCCAAGACCACCTCTGACGTGCTCAG GTTTGTGTTGGAGCAGTACAACGCCCTCTCGTGGCTGACGTGTaaccctgccacccaggaccgcCGCTCCTGCCTGCCCGTTCACCTGGCTGTGCTCACACAGATGTACAATGCTGTCCTCAACATGCTCTAG